The DNA region AGGGCGTCGGCGAGGGCCCTCAGGGCGAACTTGCTCGCCGCGTAGCTGCTCCACTCCGGGTTCGCCCGCAGCCCGGCGCCGCTGTTCACGAAGACGACGGTGCCCCGCTCGGCCCGCACGCGCGGCAGCAGCAGGCGAGTGATCTCGGCGGGAGCGACCACGTTCACCGCGAGGGTGTGCGTCCAGACCGCGTGCCCCTGCTCGGCGACGGCGCCCAGCTCCACGACCCCCGCGTTGTGGATCACGTTCGTCACCCGCCCGAGGTCCGCGAGGGCCGCCTCGAAGGTCTCCGGGTGGGTCAGGTCGAGCGTGAGCGGACTCGCCCCGCCGAGTTCGGCACACAGAGCCGCGAGCCGTCCCTGGTCTCGTCCCTGGAGGATCAGGCTGTGCATCCCCGCCAGTTCCCGCGCGAGCGCCGCTCCGATCCCGCCCGTCGCCCCGGTGATCAGCGTCACGGGTCTGTCTGGAGCCGTCATGCCCGGCAGGCTAACGCATCACCCGCGAGTCGAAATACCGCTCCTGGAACCACACGGCCTTCATGATCTCCCCATCCGTGGGGCTCGCCCCTTCCCGCACCACGACCAGTTTGTCCTCCAGGTCGTCCGCGCGGACGATCAGGGCGGCGACGACCCCCTCCACCTCCCGGACGGGCCCGGGCCAGCCCAGCAGATAGGCGTCGATGGGCTCGCCGTCGCCGCTGACCGTTCCGGGGAGTTCGCCGGAGTTGACTCCGTACACGAGGTTCGGCCAGCGCGGGTGGACGCTTCCCAGCGGGCGGTCCACGACCACGCGTACCCGCCGCCCGAGGAAGGGGGTGAGGTCGGGCCTCAGAACCTCGCGCGGGCCTGGAGGTCGGTGAGCCCGACCTGCTCACCCGCCAGGCTGTCGCCCTCCACCGCCCGCACCCCGAAGTAGCCGTGTCCCCCGCGCGCGGCGGTGTCGAGGGCCGCGCCCGAGAGCGCGAAGTTCACGCCCACACCCGGGGTCAGTGGTAAGGTGCCGACCGCCTGGGCCGCCTCCCCCGCCGCCTCGCACGCGACCACGGCACCGAGGGACGTGCAGGTGCCCGGGAGGTCGTTCAGGCTGGAACGGACGTAGACGCCTACCTGCCGCAGGGTCCCACCGTTCGCCCGGTAGGTCGCCCTGCCCGTCAGGCTGAGACGCTGGAGGGCGGAGGGCAGGGACGCCCCGGCGAGCGCGTCCTGCCGCAGGTAGATCACCCGGCCCTGCGCCGCCGCGCTCGCCGGGAGGTCGAGCGTCACGTCGGGCAGGGCGACGGGGGGCGTGGGAATGACGCCGCAGGACGTTACCGCCAGCATGACGCCTCCCAGGGTGAGCCGCCACCCGGTCCCCCTGCCCGCGCGCCCACCTTCTGCTCGTCGTGTCATGGGCGGAGTGTAGAGCGTGGGGCCCTCACGCGGGCGGGGGCCCCCCTCCCCTCCCCCCATTTCAAAAGCCGCTGCCGCCCCCTGCTACCCTGCCCGGATGACGAAGGCGAGCAAACAGGCGAGCGTGACCCTCAAACCGGGCGCGGTGCGGCGTGTCGCGGGCCGCTATCCGTTCGGACACGCCGGGGACATCGAGAAGGCCGACGCCGGGATCAACCCGGGGCAGGTCGTGGACGTGCGGGGACCGGACGGCAAGCTCGTCGGGCGCGGGTACTTCAACCCGGAGGGCGCCACTCCGCTGCGGATGCTGACCTGGACGCGCGAGGAGATCGACCTGAACTTCTACCGCGCGCGGGTGCGGGCGGCGCTGGCGCGGCGGGCGGGCCGGATTCAGGACACCGACGCCCTGCGGGTGCTGCACGCCGAGGCGGACGGGCTGCCCGGCGTGATCGCCGACCGCTTCGGGGACGTGCTGGGGGTGCAGCTTCGCAACGCGGGGGTGGAGCGCCACCGCGACCTGATCCTGCGGGCCCTGCGCGAGGAGACGGGGGCGAGTGCCGCCTTCGAGCGCAGCGACACGGGCGAGCGCCGCCGGGAGGGGCTGGCCCTCCGCACGGGCACCCTGTGGGGCGACGTGCCGGAGCGCGTGACCTTTCACGAGGACGACCTCGCCCTGCACTTCAATCCCCTCGACGCGCAGAAGACGGGCTTTTTCCTCGACCAGCGCGACAACCGCCGATTGATGCGCTCCCTCGTGCGGCCCGGCGAGGGTTTTCTCGACGTGTACTCGTACACTGGGGGCTTCAGCCTGCACGCGGCGCGGGCGGGGGCGAGACCTGTCGCGCTCGACAAGGATGACAAGGCCCTCGGGGTGCTGGAGCGCGAGGCGCGCGAGAACGGGGTGGAGGTCGGCGTGCGCTGGGGGGACGCGCTGGAGACGCTGACGGCCCTGGAGCGCGAGAAACGCACTTTCGGCGCGGCGGTGTTCGACCCGCCGACCCTCGCCAAGCGCCGGGAGGACGTGCCGCGCGCCAAGCGCATCTTCACGGACGGCACGGCCCGCGCCCTGCGGATGCTGCGGCCCGGCGGCCACCTCCTCGTGAGCACCTGCGCCCACTACCTCCGGGTGGACGACCTCCTCGACGCCGCTCGGGTGGCCGCCGGGGAGGCCGAGTGCGACGCCGAGGTCGTGACCGTGACCTACCAGCCCGCCGACCACCCGCACCTGCTGAGCGTGCCCGAAAGCCTCTACCTCAAGAGCCTGCTCCTGCGCAAGGAGGCGTGACGGGGGGAGGAGGAGGGGGAGGAGCCGCGCGGGCCACCTCCCCCTCCTCCTCCCGGCCCACCCTCAGGCGGGGTCGGCTTCCTCGACGGCGACGGCCTCCAGGGCGCCGGGATCGAGCAGGGTGACCCCCTGGGCCGTGGAGCGCAGGACGCCCCTGTCCTCCAGCCGCCGCAGGACGCGGGCGACGGTCTCGCGGCTGCTGCTCACGCGCTGCATGATGTCGTGGGGAGTCAGCGGCAACTCCTGGGGGTTCGGCACGCCGGCCCGCACGCGCTGCTGGTGGAGGTGCGAGAAGACGTGCGCCAGGGCTGACTCCGTGTTCTGCCCGAAGGCGATCAGCTCGTCGTTGAGGACAGTGACGCGCTCGGCGAGCAGGGCGGCGAGGTTCCACAACACGCGCGGGTGGCGCTTCAGGATGGCCTCGAAGTGGTCGCGGTAGAGCATCAGCGTCCGCACCTCGGTCAGGGCGCGTACGGTCGCGCTGCGCTCCCGGCGCGAGAGCACGGCGGTCTCACCCACCACGCCGGGCGCGTAAAGGTCGCCCATCACGCGCTCGCGGGTGCCCAGGCTGACCCGGCTGACGCGCACGACCCCGCTGACGATGAGGTGCAGGGCCTCGCCGGGAGCGTCCTGCTCGATCAGCACCCGGCCGGGCGGGAAGGTCTGCTCGGTGACAGCCCGGGCTGCCTCACGCACGGCGTCGTCGGGGACGTTCTGGAAGAGTGGGGAGCGTTGAAGATCGTCCAGGCGCGACATCCGCGTCATGCTAGAGCATCCCCCGCCGCCGGTCTGGAAGGCGTGACAGCTTCGGCCCCGGTTCAGACCTCCCCCCGAACCCAGGAACGATGAAGGTCGTTAAAAACTCTTCATGTAAGAAATCTTTCAAAGGTCGTCGACCACGATGCCCGTGAAGGGGTGTGCCGTCCCGGGGGCGGAGATGCCCCCTTCCCGAAAGGAGCAGCATGAAGCCTAGAATTCTGGTTCAAACGGCCCTGGCGATGACGACGGCGGCGCTGATCGCGGGTTGCTCGCAGTCGCCCGGCGCCCCGGCGGCCCAGGTGGACCGCCCGGCCTACATCATGAGCGTGCCCGTCACCACGGCGCAGACCCAGGGGGACGTGGAGGGGCGCTACGGCGGCCAGGTCGTCGAGTGGAACGCGGGCGAGGGGTACGCCGTCGTGGGGCTGGACGCCCGCGCGGCGAAGGCCCAGAACCTGCGCGCACAGGCACTTGGAACCGGGCCCGTCGCCGAGCCCAACCTCAATCAGTTCCAGGGGGGCGCGCTGGCGCTGATGGCGGGCAGCCGCAGCATGTGGATGGGCGGCGAGTGGCAGGCCTGGGCGGGCGGTTCCCGGAGCATGTGGATGGGCGGGCTCTACGGCCCCATCATCCAGAACAGTCAGCCCCTCCAGCAGATCAAGCTGGAGAGCGCCCACAAGCTCGCCCCGAACCTGGGCGCGGGCGTGAAGGTGGCGGTCATCGACACGGGCATCGACCTTGCCCACCCCGCTTTCAACGGCGCCCTCGCCCCCTCGGGCGAGTGGAAGGACTTCTACGGCAACGACAACCTGCCGCAGGAGGAGGGCACCCTCGGGGTCGGCGGGTACGGCCACGGCACGGCGGTCGCCAGCATCGTCTTGCAGGTCGCGCCCAAGGCGACGATCCTGCCGCTGCGTGTCCTGGGCCCGAACGGGGAAGGCGACACGCTCCAGGTCGCCAACGCCATTCGGTACGCCGTCACCAAGGGGGCGAGGGTCATCAACCTCAGCCTGGGCAGCACCACCAGGTCCGACACTGTCCAGACCGCCGTGAAGACGGCTACGGACGCGGGGGTCCTGGTCGTGTCCTCAGCGGGCAACGACAACACGCCGGTCATCACCTACCCGGCGATGACCGCCAACGACAAGGGCATCCTGGGCGAGCGCAGCCTCAGCGTGGGCAGCGTGAACAGCCTCGACCTCAAGTCCTCGTTCTCCAACTACGCGCCCGACCTCGAACTCAGCGCGCCGGGCGAGAACATCTACGCGGCGGGGCCGGGGGGCCTGCTGGTCGCGTGGAGCGGCACGTCGATGGCGGCGCCGATGGCGGCGGGTGGGCTGGCGCTCGCCCTCGGGCAGACGCTCGCGGTGGACATCAGGGACGTCACGAGGAAGATGGCCGAGAACGGCTTCGATCTGTACGCGGGCGGGCTCAACTCGGCTTACAAGGACAGGCTGGGCAAGCGGCGCCTCGACCTCGACCTGTTCCTGAGGAACACCATCAAGTACTGAGAGCACGTACGGAGAGGCGGTGACGAAGAGGACGGGGAGGCGCTTCCCCGTCTTCTCGTCTGTCGGGGCACGTCAAGCCCGGGGGGAGAACATGGCCCCGTGTCAGGGCCGCTCGACGGAATGGGGAAGGTGGCCCCACGTCGTCGATGCCAGCCCGCCCGTCTTCATGCGGGTGGATTTTCCTCAACCACTGCGGGGCGAAACGGGGTCTGCCCCGCCGGTCGCCCGTTCGTAGAACCCGCCTGGGCAGCGGGGCCGAACACCGGAGCCCGGCCCGCTGCGCTACAGTTCCCCGCGTGACTTTCCCGGCCCCCGGCGCAGTCCCCGCCCTCTTCGCCCGCGACCTGCGCCACGGGTTCGGCGGGGTGGAGGTGCTGCACGGCGTCACGCTCGGCGTCGGCGCGGGCGAGGTCGTCGCCGTGACTGGGCCCAGCGGCAGCGGCAAGAGCACCCTGCTTCACCTCCTGGGGGGCCTGGACACCCCCCGGGACGGCGAGGTGTGGTGGGCGGGCGAGCGGGTGGACACCCTGGGCACCCAGGCCCGCGCGGGGCGGCGGGCAGGCCGGGTCGGGCTGGTCTTCCAGCACCACTACCTCCTCGAAGACCTCAGCGTGCTGCACAACGTCCTCGTCCCCGCGCTCCTCACCGGGCAGGACGGCGCCGCGCGGGCCCGGACCCTGCTCGCGCGGGTGGGGCTGGCGGGCCGCGAGCGGGACCTGCCGGGGGTCCTGAGCGGCGGCGAGCGTCAGCGGGTGGCCGTCGCCCGCGCGCTCGCCTCCCGCCCCGCCGTGGTCCTCGCCGACGAGCCCACCGGCAGCCTCGACCGCGCCAACGCGGAGGTCGTGGCCGGGCTGCTCCTCGACCTTGCCCGCGAGGACGGCGCCGGGGTCCTCCTCGTCACGCACGACGAGCGGCTGGCGGCGCGGGCCGACCGGGCGCTGCACCTGCTCGACGGGCGGATCGAGGAGGGGGAGGCGGGTTAGAAGGAGTTCAGACCGTGGCTCTCGGGCCCGGAGATGACTCCTCCGGGCCCTGTACTCCGGACTCCCCCGTCAGAAAGCGAAGTGCTCAGGCCGAGAACGGCCAAAATACTGTTTCTCTCGTCGAATGGGCGAGTTCTTTGGCAGCGCCAGGATTCCAGCGAGCCAATCCATGAGATCAGGCAACACCGAACCTTCGACGTAGATACGGGCTGCCTGACCGACACCACTGGGTACGGCGCCAGCACGCACGTAAAGCCGCTCGTAGCCCACATTCGCGTTCGGCGGCCAGAAGTGGGCGTCAAAGAAGATGCCTCCCGCCCCGTGAATGAGATGGGTGTCTATTTTGATGTCCGCCTCGGTAAGTGCCCGCTCAAGGGTCGAGGACTTCAGAATGAAGCTCATCCCCTTCGGCAGCGGCCCTTTCTCGATCCTCACCACCCGGCTCGCGCGTACACGTCCGGCAGCGCGGGGGTGAGGCCGAACTCGCGCGCCGCCCGCTGCGGCCAGTGGGGGTCGCGCAGGAAGGCGCGAGCGAGGGCGACGAGGTCGGCGGCGCCCTCGTGGAGGATGCCCTCCGCCTGGGCGGGGGTGTCGATCATGCCCACCGCCATCGTGAGCAGGTCGGGCACCTCGCGCCTGACCCGGGCGGCGAAGGGCGTCTGGTAGAGCGGGCCGGGGGTGATCTGCTGCACGGGCGTGAGGCCGCCGCTGCTCACGTCGAGCACGTCCACCCCCTCGAAGCGCAGGAGGTTCGCCAGGGCGACGGTCTGGTCCAGGTCCCAGCCGCCGGGCGCCCAGTCGGTCGCGCTGACGCGCACGAAGAGGGGCAGGTGCATCGGCCACGCCGTCCGCACGGCCCGCACGACCTCCAGCAGGAAGCGCGTCCGGTTCTCGAAGGAGCCGCCGTACTCGTCCGTGCGCGCGTTGGCGAGGGGCGAGAGGAACTGGTGGAGGAGGTAACCGTGCGCGGCGTGAACCTCGACCACGTCGAAGCCCGCCATCTGCGCGCGGCGGGCGGCGACCGCGAAGTCGGCGGTCACCCGGCGGATGTCGTCCACGGTCAGGGCGGTGGGGTGCGGGTAGAAGACGTTGTAGGCCTCGTCGCTGGGGCCGATCACCGGCCAGCCTCCCGCCTCGGCGGGCACCACGCCCCGGCCGCGCCACGGGGCATAGGTGCTCGCCTTGCGGCCCGCATGGGCGAGCTGCACCCCGATCAGCCCGCCGTAGCGGTGCACGAAGTCGGTGATGTGCCCCAGCGGCACGATCTGCTCGTCGGTCCACAGCCCCAGGTCCTCGGGGCTGATGCGGCCTTCCGGGGACACGGCCGTCGCCTCGGTGAAGATCAGCCCGGCCCCACCGAGCGCGAACTGCCCCAGGTGGGTGAGGTGGAAGTCGTTCGCCAGCCCGTTCTGGGCGCTGTACATGCACATGGGCGAGACCACCGCGCGGTTGGGAAGCGTCAGGCTGCGGAGCCTCAGCGGCGTGAACAGCAGGGGGGTGGTCGTGTCCCCGCCGGACGTGGGGGTCGTGGCGGTCACGGTGGTGCCGGGCTGGGTCATGCCTCCGAATCTAGCCACCCCCGCGCAGGTGCGCCAGATGGCGGACGCTTCATGAGGGGGCGGCGGCGAAGCTGAGG from Deinococcus aetherius includes:
- a CDS encoding inorganic pyrophosphatase, with amino-acid sequence MVVDRPLGSVHPRWPNLVYGVNSGELPGTVSGDGEPIDAYLLGWPGPVREVEGVVAALIVRADDLEDKLVVVREGASPTDGEIMKAVWFQERYFDSRVMR
- a CDS encoding ABC transporter ATP-binding protein translates to MTFPAPGAVPALFARDLRHGFGGVEVLHGVTLGVGAGEVVAVTGPSGSGKSTLLHLLGGLDTPRDGEVWWAGERVDTLGTQARAGRRAGRVGLVFQHHYLLEDLSVLHNVLVPALLTGQDGAARARTLLARVGLAGRERDLPGVLSGGERQRVAVARALASRPAVVLADEPTGSLDRANAEVVAGLLLDLAREDGAGVLLVTHDERLAARADRALHLLDGRIEEGEAG
- a CDS encoding class I SAM-dependent rRNA methyltransferase — protein: MTKASKQASVTLKPGAVRRVAGRYPFGHAGDIEKADAGINPGQVVDVRGPDGKLVGRGYFNPEGATPLRMLTWTREEIDLNFYRARVRAALARRAGRIQDTDALRVLHAEADGLPGVIADRFGDVLGVQLRNAGVERHRDLILRALREETGASAAFERSDTGERRREGLALRTGTLWGDVPERVTFHEDDLALHFNPLDAQKTGFFLDQRDNRRLMRSLVRPGEGFLDVYSYTGGFSLHAARAGARPVALDKDDKALGVLEREARENGVEVGVRWGDALETLTALEREKRTFGAAVFDPPTLAKRREDVPRAKRIFTDGTARALRMLRPGGHLLVSTCAHYLRVDDLLDAARVAAGEAECDAEVVTVTYQPADHPHLLSVPESLYLKSLLLRKEA
- a CDS encoding SDR family oxidoreductase, producing MTAPDRPVTLITGATGGIGAALARELAGMHSLILQGRDQGRLAALCAELGGASPLTLDLTHPETFEAALADLGRVTNVIHNAGVVELGAVAEQGHAVWTHTLAVNVVAPAEITRLLLPRVRAERGTVVFVNSGAGLRANPEWSSYAASKFALRALADALRDEEARHGVRVTTVYPGRTATPMQQKVRTQEGAPYDPGEFIDPATVASTIRFVLEAPRDATLPDVSVRPGPRGA
- a CDS encoding S8 family serine peptidase gives rise to the protein MKPRILVQTALAMTTAALIAGCSQSPGAPAAQVDRPAYIMSVPVTTAQTQGDVEGRYGGQVVEWNAGEGYAVVGLDARAAKAQNLRAQALGTGPVAEPNLNQFQGGALALMAGSRSMWMGGEWQAWAGGSRSMWMGGLYGPIIQNSQPLQQIKLESAHKLAPNLGAGVKVAVIDTGIDLAHPAFNGALAPSGEWKDFYGNDNLPQEEGTLGVGGYGHGTAVASIVLQVAPKATILPLRVLGPNGEGDTLQVANAIRYAVTKGARVINLSLGSTTRSDTVQTAVKTATDAGVLVVSSAGNDNTPVITYPAMTANDKGILGERSLSVGSVNSLDLKSSFSNYAPDLELSAPGENIYAAGPGGLLVAWSGTSMAAPMAAGGLALALGQTLAVDIRDVTRKMAENGFDLYAGGLNSAYKDRLGKRRLDLDLFLRNTIKY
- a CDS encoding Crp/Fnr family transcriptional regulator; translated protein: MSRLDDLQRSPLFQNVPDDAVREAARAVTEQTFPPGRVLIEQDAPGEALHLIVSGVVRVSRVSLGTRERVMGDLYAPGVVGETAVLSRRERSATVRALTEVRTLMLYRDHFEAILKRHPRVLWNLAALLAERVTVLNDELIAFGQNTESALAHVFSHLHQQRVRAGVPNPQELPLTPHDIMQRVSSSRETVARVLRRLEDRGVLRSTAQGVTLLDPGALEAVAVEEADPA
- a CDS encoding NADH:flavin oxidoreductase/NADH oxidase, which produces MTQPGTTVTATTPTSGGDTTTPLLFTPLRLRSLTLPNRAVVSPMCMYSAQNGLANDFHLTHLGQFALGGAGLIFTEATAVSPEGRISPEDLGLWTDEQIVPLGHITDFVHRYGGLIGVQLAHAGRKASTYAPWRGRGVVPAEAGGWPVIGPSDEAYNVFYPHPTALTVDDIRRVTADFAVAARRAQMAGFDVVEVHAAHGYLLHQFLSPLANARTDEYGGSFENRTRFLLEVVRAVRTAWPMHLPLFVRVSATDWAPGGWDLDQTVALANLLRFEGVDVLDVSSGGLTPVQQITPGPLYQTPFAARVRREVPDLLTMAVGMIDTPAQAEGILHEGAADLVALARAFLRDPHWPQRAAREFGLTPALPDVYARAGW